One genomic segment of Borrelia miyamotoi includes these proteins:
- a CDS encoding tetratricopeptide repeat protein, with the protein MGRDFLVVLLSGVIFVPFLSCSSIKAMSFMAIGNYKYIRGDYQGAISIYYSLADDKQSFAWSYYNLGIVYYSLGEYESSLRMFSYAKRDSDFFLNFNINYNEGVIYYNQGLYRKAEIAFKEALRINPSSYNAKYNLELAIIKKRTIPDNLENLNIKRNQGFIENNENFLRYVENLERVLWVMRAKEQALSLKEDW; encoded by the coding sequence ATGGGACGAGACTTTTTAGTTGTTTTGTTAAGTGGTGTTATTTTTGTGCCTTTTTTGTCTTGTTCTAGTATTAAAGCTATGTCTTTTATGGCTATTGGCAATTATAAATATATTAGAGGCGACTATCAAGGTGCAATTTCCATTTATTATAGTCTTGCGGATGATAAACAAAGTTTTGCTTGGAGTTATTATAATCTTGGGATTGTATATTATTCTTTAGGAGAGTATGAAAGTTCTCTTCGTATGTTTTCATATGCGAAAAGAGATAGTGATTTTTTTTTGAATTTTAATATAAATTACAATGAAGGAGTCATATACTATAATCAAGGGCTTTATCGAAAAGCTGAGATAGCATTTAAGGAAGCTTTAAGAATTAATCCTTCAAGTTATAATGCTAAATATAATCTTGAACTTGCAATAATTAAGAAAAGGACCATTCCAGATAATTTAGAGAATTTAAATATTAAAAGAAATCAGGGTTTTATTGAGAACAATGAAAATTTTTTAAGATATGTTGAGAATCTTGAGAGGGTTTTATGGGTAATGAGGGCAAAAGAACAAGCTTTATCTTTAAAAGAAGATTGGTAA